In one Chloroflexota bacterium genomic region, the following are encoded:
- a CDS encoding aminotransferase class V-fold PLP-dependent enzyme: MSGRPFLQIPGPTNVPDRVLRAMDRAVIDHRGPEFGALVRGLLPDVAKLFRSEQGKVVLYPASGTGAWEAALVNTLAPGDRVLSFNNGHFSTLFAETARNLGIEVDEAPLRWGQGVPADLVEEKLRADRGGSGAYKAVLVVHNETSTGVTSDVQAVRQALDATGHEALLIVDTVSSLASIDFRMDEWKVDVTLTGSQKGLMLPPGMALLCVGPRALAASEHGGSRRNFWDWRRIIADNATGFYPYTPATLLLFGLREATTMLLEEGLDNVFGRHARLGGAVRAAVDAWGLKNLCEDPALVSNSLTAVCTPDGIDSADVMKIARERYDLALGVGLGRVRGKIFRIGHLGSLNELEVLGTLAGVEMALAEAGVPVELGAGVAAAQRAFVAGQQAVATPVAATSR; encoded by the coding sequence GTGAGTGGACGACCGTTCCTCCAGATCCCCGGCCCGACGAATGTGCCGGACCGCGTGCTGCGTGCGATGGACCGTGCGGTCATCGACCATCGCGGCCCGGAGTTCGGGGCGCTGGTGCGCGGGCTGCTGCCGGATGTCGCGAAGCTCTTCAGGAGCGAGCAGGGCAAGGTGGTGCTGTACCCGGCCTCGGGGACAGGCGCCTGGGAAGCCGCGCTGGTCAACACGCTGGCGCCCGGGGATCGCGTCCTCTCGTTCAACAACGGCCACTTCAGCACCCTGTTCGCGGAAACCGCCCGCAACCTCGGCATCGAGGTGGACGAGGCGCCGCTGCGCTGGGGCCAGGGTGTCCCGGCGGACCTGGTCGAGGAGAAGCTGCGGGCGGACCGGGGCGGCAGCGGCGCGTACAAGGCCGTGCTGGTCGTCCACAACGAGACGTCCACAGGCGTGACCTCCGACGTGCAGGCGGTGCGGCAGGCGCTCGACGCCACCGGCCACGAGGCGCTGCTGATCGTGGACACCGTCAGCTCGCTGGCCAGCATCGACTTCCGCATGGACGAGTGGAAGGTCGACGTGACGCTGACCGGCAGCCAGAAGGGGCTGATGCTGCCGCCCGGCATGGCGCTGCTGTGCGTCGGGCCGCGCGCCCTGGCCGCCAGCGAGCACGGCGGGAGCCGCCGCAACTTCTGGGACTGGCGGCGGATCATCGCCGACAACGCGACCGGCTTCTACCCGTACACCCCGGCCACGCTCTTGCTGTTCGGCCTGCGCGAAGCCACCACGATGCTGCTGGAAGAGGGGCTGGACAACGTGTTCGGCCGGCATGCGCGCCTGGGCGGTGCGGTGCGGGCTGCCGTGGACGCCTGGGGCTTGAAGAATCTCTGCGAAGACCCGGCCCTGGTCTCGAACAGCCTGACGGCGGTCTGCACGCCGGACGGTATCGACTCGGCGGACGTGATGAAGATCGCCCGCGAGCGCTACGACCTCGCGCTGGGCGTCGGGCTGGGCCGGGTGCGCGGCAAGATCTTCCGCATCGGCCATCTCGGGTCGCTCAACGAGCTGGAAGTCCTCGGGACGCTCGCGGGCGTCGAGATGGCGCTCGCAGAGGCGGGCGTGCCGGTGGAGCTGGGCGCTGGTGTGGCGGCGGCCCAGCGGGCGTTCGTGGCCGGCCAGCAGGCCGTGGCGACCCCGGTGGCCGCCACGAGCCGATGA
- a CDS encoding 4Fe-4S dicluster domain-containing protein — protein sequence MNATSPVRLELDLLGSEYGNMLSCVRCGQCLTSCPTYVLSGREAESPRGRVAMARAVHDGVLELTPELLQHESNCLICDACTAVCPAGVHMDPLQVAFRTAVEPRTKRGWRERLIRHVVFRKLFANMGLFRLFVLALWLYQTLGIQKLARALGIVRLLGMQAAEAFLPTVSRPFLVPKGERYAAEVAAGGGATPADVAPTPTPVSFFAGCVMSTAMADIDRATIRVLQRSGCDVVNTAGQGCCGALNAHSGDLEGAKLMARANIEAFERDGDAAIVINSAGCGAMLKDYGHHFRDDPAWAARAKAFSARVKDVTEFLAGRTLPMRHPLNVAVTYQEPCHLAHAQRIVQPPRKLLNAIPGLELREMAESTLCCGSAGVYNLTNPNESRQLQQRKLDHAAATQAEVIVTANPGCLIQLQSGLAERRANTRVRHLVELLDEATAP from the coding sequence ATGAACGCAACCTCGCCGGTGCGCCTGGAGCTGGACCTGCTCGGCTCCGAGTACGGCAACATGCTCTCCTGCGTCCGCTGTGGGCAGTGCCTGACCTCCTGCCCGACGTACGTCCTGAGCGGGCGCGAGGCCGAGAGCCCGCGCGGCCGGGTGGCGATGGCCCGCGCCGTCCACGATGGCGTGCTGGAGCTGACCCCCGAGCTGTTGCAGCACGAGTCCAACTGCCTGATCTGCGACGCCTGCACGGCGGTCTGCCCGGCCGGCGTCCACATGGACCCGCTCCAGGTCGCCTTCCGCACGGCCGTCGAGCCGCGGACGAAGCGCGGCTGGCGCGAGCGGTTGATTCGGCACGTGGTGTTCCGCAAACTGTTCGCCAACATGGGCCTGTTCCGCCTGTTCGTGCTGGCGCTCTGGCTGTACCAGACGCTCGGGATTCAGAAGCTGGCGCGGGCGCTGGGGATCGTGCGGCTGCTGGGGATGCAGGCGGCCGAGGCGTTCTTGCCGACGGTCTCGCGGCCGTTCCTGGTGCCGAAGGGCGAGCGGTACGCCGCGGAGGTGGCCGCCGGCGGCGGGGCGACGCCTGCCGACGTCGCCCCGACCCCGACCCCGGTCTCGTTCTTCGCCGGCTGCGTGATGTCCACGGCGATGGCCGACATCGACCGCGCCACCATCCGCGTGCTGCAGCGTTCGGGCTGCGACGTGGTCAACACGGCCGGACAGGGCTGCTGCGGCGCGCTCAACGCCCACAGCGGCGACCTTGAGGGCGCGAAGCTGATGGCGCGCGCCAACATCGAGGCGTTCGAGCGTGATGGGGACGCCGCCATCGTGATCAACTCGGCCGGCTGCGGCGCGATGCTCAAGGACTACGGCCACCACTTCCGCGACGATCCAGCGTGGGCCGCCCGCGCGAAGGCGTTCAGCGCCCGCGTCAAGGACGTGACCGAGTTCCTGGCTGGCCGCACGCTGCCGATGCGCCACCCCCTGAACGTGGCGGTGACCTACCAGGAGCCCTGCCACCTCGCGCACGCCCAGCGGATCGTGCAGCCGCCCCGCAAGCTGCTCAACGCCATCCCCGGCCTGGAGCTGCGCGAGATGGCCGAGAGCACGCTCTGCTGCGGCAGCGCCGGCGTCTACAACCTCACCAACCCGAACGAGTCGCGCCAGCTTCAGCAGCGCAAGCTCGATCATGCTGCCGCCACACAGGCCGAGGTCATCGTGACGGCCAATCCTGGCTGCCTCATTCAGCTCCAGAGCGGCCTGGCCGAGCGGAGAGCCAACACGCGGGTCAGGCACCTCGTCGAACTGCTCGACGAGGCAACCGCGCCGTAG
- a CDS encoding FAD-binding oxidoreductase: MATNGRANGHASGAAGRPDRAKLAADLRALLKHSDVLDQPAELQTYGYDASFLTQLNPIPPDVAVIARAAEDVAAVMRYADQHAVPVTPRGAASGQTAASVAVEGGIVLAMNAMNRVLEVDLPNMQVICEPGVVHAKLNDQLAKHRLIFPPDPGSSRMATVGGMASTNAHGMRAVKYGPTAAWVLGLDIVMPNGEIIETGSVGSRAKQSSAGLELTKLIVGAEGVLGVITKLRLKLMPIPPAKAIVMAVFDVLENAGQAVQVVFGGGISPSAVEILDERSIQAVNIYRPAMGLPNCEAVILFEVDGNPPGVRWDAEKITELVRPLARSVDWSDEPKRIAALWEARSVVGAAVGVLRPGSNRAYCGEDLCVPVGRIPETLRAIQDISKRHNIPIATYGHIGGGGLHPGHLIDGRDADEVRRVLLVADEIHELALKMGGTTTGEHGVGVARAPYMAREHGPALDVMKRIKQAVDPKGIMNPGKIFGDTPWPFTAAPAPGVPVGMPAGLDVDHG, from the coding sequence ATGGCGACCAACGGACGCGCGAACGGCCATGCGAGCGGCGCGGCAGGGCGGCCTGACCGTGCGAAGCTCGCGGCCGACCTGCGCGCGCTGCTGAAGCACTCGGACGTGCTCGACCAGCCGGCCGAGCTGCAGACCTACGGCTACGACGCCTCGTTCCTGACCCAGCTCAACCCGATCCCGCCCGACGTGGCGGTCATCGCGCGGGCTGCCGAGGACGTGGCGGCCGTCATGCGCTACGCCGATCAGCACGCGGTCCCGGTGACGCCGCGCGGCGCGGCCAGCGGGCAGACGGCGGCCTCGGTGGCGGTCGAGGGCGGCATCGTGCTGGCGATGAACGCCATGAATCGGGTGCTTGAGGTCGATCTGCCCAACATGCAGGTGATCTGCGAGCCGGGCGTCGTCCACGCAAAGCTCAACGACCAGTTGGCGAAGCACCGGTTGATCTTCCCGCCGGACCCTGGCTCCTCGCGGATGGCGACGGTCGGCGGGATGGCCTCCACCAACGCCCACGGCATGCGCGCCGTCAAGTACGGCCCGACGGCTGCCTGGGTACTGGGCCTCGACATCGTGATGCCGAACGGGGAGATCATCGAGACCGGCTCGGTCGGCTCCCGTGCGAAGCAGTCGTCGGCCGGCCTGGAGCTGACGAAGCTGATCGTCGGGGCTGAGGGCGTCCTCGGCGTCATCACGAAGCTGCGGCTCAAGCTGATGCCGATCCCGCCCGCCAAGGCCATCGTGATGGCCGTCTTCGACGTGCTGGAGAACGCCGGGCAGGCCGTCCAGGTGGTGTTCGGCGGCGGCATCAGCCCGTCAGCGGTCGAGATCCTCGACGAGCGCAGCATCCAGGCAGTCAACATCTACCGTCCGGCGATGGGTCTCCCGAACTGCGAGGCCGTGATCCTCTTCGAGGTGGATGGCAACCCGCCGGGCGTGCGCTGGGACGCCGAGAAGATCACCGAGCTGGTGCGGCCGCTGGCGCGCAGCGTGGACTGGTCAGATGAGCCGAAGCGGATCGCGGCGCTCTGGGAGGCGCGCTCGGTGGTGGGCGCAGCGGTCGGCGTGCTGCGGCCGGGCTCGAACCGGGCCTACTGTGGCGAGGATCTGTGCGTGCCGGTCGGCCGCATCCCCGAGACGCTCCGCGCGATCCAGGACATCAGCAAGCGGCACAACATCCCGATTGCTACCTACGGGCACATCGGCGGCGGTGGGCTGCACCCGGGCCACCTGATCGATGGGCGCGACGCCGACGAGGTCCGGCGCGTGCTGCTGGTGGCGGACGAGATCCACGAGCTAGCGCTCAAGATGGGCGGCACGACGACTGGCGAGCACGGCGTCGGGGTGGCGCGTGCGCCCTACATGGCCCGCGAGCATGGCCCGGCCCTCGACGTGATGAAGCGGATCAAGCAGGCCGTCGATCCGAAGGGGATCATGAACCCGGGCAAGATCTTCGGGGACACGCCGTGGCCGTTCACGGCGGCGCCAGCACCCGGCGTGCCGGTCGGGATGCCGGCCGGCCTGGACGTGGACCACGGGTAG
- a CDS encoding PDZ domain-containing protein: MTVAADTVTVYTTNTCPWCVRAKEFLKQKNVPFQEKNIERDPVAAREIMQRTGQMGVPVITAGSEVIVGFDRPRLEQLATRYAAPAEDAPPPPPAPKIGLRVKDGSGGALVDAVRPGLPAEAAGVRVGDLVTEINGRPVRSGADLENALAQLQAGQSVAFDLRRDGRRTRLRMSL, translated from the coding sequence ATGACGGTTGCTGCTGACACCGTTACCGTCTACACCACCAATACCTGCCCATGGTGCGTGCGGGCGAAGGAGTTCCTGAAGCAGAAGAACGTCCCGTTCCAGGAGAAGAATATCGAGCGTGACCCGGTCGCCGCGCGCGAGATCATGCAGCGGACCGGCCAGATGGGGGTGCCGGTCATCACGGCCGGCAGCGAGGTGATCGTCGGGTTTGACCGGCCGCGCCTGGAGCAGTTGGCGACGCGCTACGCTGCCCCTGCCGAGGACGCGCCCCCGCCGCCGCCCGCCCCGAAGATCGGACTGCGCGTCAAGGACGGCTCTGGCGGCGCGCTGGTCGACGCGGTGCGCCCAGGCCTGCCCGCCGAGGCAGCCGGCGTCCGCGTCGGCGACCTCGTGACCGAGATCAACGGACGGCCGGTGCGCTCCGGTGCCGATCTGGAGAACGCGCTCGCGCAGTTGCAGGCCGGCCAGTCGGTGGCCTTCGATCTGCGCCGCGACGGCCGACGCACCCGCCTCCGGATGAGCCTCTGA
- a CDS encoding GIY-YIG nuclease family protein, producing MADRERRRELVSEYKRSHPEAGVYRILNGTNGKSLLGSALNLNSVRSKMTFAGKSGTTGGLDHRLNADIRQHGIEAFTLEILEVLDIRPEQTDAEIRADLTALEALWREKLDPATLYWTSAEKRERIAPHPCCNQVSRPLAPLTKGGHHHDGCC from the coding sequence ATGGCAGACAGAGAGCGTCGGAGAGAACTGGTCTCCGAATACAAACGGTCGCACCCCGAAGCGGGCGTCTACCGCATCCTCAACGGCACGAACGGGAAGTCGTTGCTCGGCTCGGCGTTGAACCTGAACAGCGTCCGCAGCAAGATGACATTCGCCGGCAAGAGCGGCACGACGGGCGGCCTCGATCACCGCTTGAACGCCGACATCCGGCAGCACGGCATCGAGGCGTTCACGCTGGAGATCCTCGAAGTGCTGGACATCCGCCCCGAGCAGACAGACGCCGAGATCCGCGCGGATCTGACGGCGCTCGAAGCACTCTGGCGCGAGAAGCTCGATCCAGCCACACTCTATTGGACGAGCGCCGAGAAGCGGGAACGAATCGCTCCTCATCCTTGTTGCAATCAGGTGAGCAGGCCGCTGGCGCCGCTCACCAAAGGAGGTCACCATCATGACGGTTGCTGCTGA